In a single window of the Streptomyces sp. CGMCC 4.7035 genome:
- the dpgC gene encoding (3,5-dihydroxyphenyl)acetyl-CoA 1,2-dioxygenase DpgC, whose protein sequence is MTADAGETGPEHSRAVRGALPDARKALALAAERAAGVLAALPEVGRRSPDEQAAAAAAKGDVRALRCAFLDTHVDAVYGELTDHGTRYLRLGELAQSASTRFPGLVPTPEQLEAERSRPQASKEGHEIDQGIFFHRVLGSHSSGRHLLDAMLRPTPRALDLLPEFSETGQADLGSVRIERRGGAARLTMCRDDCLNAEDPRQVEDMETAVDLALLDPGTEVGLVRGGVMSHPRYSGRRVFSAGINLKALHSGGISLVDFLLRRELGYIHKLLRGVLVEDPARWHSRMVEKPWVAAVDGFAIGGGAQLLLVFDHVLAASDAFLSLPAAQEGIIPGASNFRLPRVAGARFSRRLILGGQKIWAAEPDARHLVDEVIDQAELDDAVERSLEVFRGPTIVANRRMLISAEESVDAFRLYMAEFALQQALRMYDDDVLDKVRRFSTRRSAVPS, encoded by the coding sequence GTGACGGCCGACGCCGGGGAGACCGGACCGGAGCATTCGCGGGCCGTCCGGGGCGCACTGCCCGACGCCAGGAAGGCCCTGGCGCTGGCCGCGGAGCGGGCCGCGGGCGTTCTCGCGGCGCTGCCCGAAGTCGGCAGGCGCTCCCCCGACGAACAGGCGGCCGCCGCGGCGGCGAAGGGGGATGTCAGAGCGCTCCGTTGCGCGTTCCTGGACACGCACGTGGATGCCGTCTACGGCGAGCTGACGGATCATGGCACGCGCTACCTCCGCCTGGGTGAGCTCGCGCAGTCCGCGTCGACCCGGTTCCCCGGCCTCGTACCGACCCCCGAGCAGCTTGAGGCCGAGCGGAGCCGGCCCCAGGCCTCCAAAGAAGGCCATGAGATCGACCAGGGCATCTTCTTCCACCGGGTGCTCGGTTCCCACTCCAGCGGCCGGCACCTGCTCGACGCCATGCTCCGGCCGACCCCACGCGCGCTGGACCTGCTGCCCGAATTCTCCGAGACCGGGCAGGCAGACCTGGGCTCGGTGCGCATCGAGCGGCGCGGTGGCGCGGCCCGGCTGACCATGTGCCGTGACGACTGCCTCAACGCCGAGGATCCCCGTCAGGTCGAGGACATGGAGACCGCTGTCGACCTGGCGCTGCTCGATCCCGGCACCGAGGTCGGTCTCGTCCGCGGCGGAGTCATGAGCCATCCCCGCTATTCCGGCAGACGCGTCTTCAGCGCCGGCATCAATCTCAAGGCCCTGCACAGCGGGGGCATCTCGCTGGTGGACTTTCTGCTGCGGCGCGAGCTGGGCTACATCCACAAGCTGCTGCGCGGAGTCCTCGTCGAGGATCCGGCACGCTGGCACTCGCGGATGGTCGAGAAGCCCTGGGTCGCGGCGGTGGACGGCTTCGCCATCGGGGGCGGGGCTCAGCTCCTGCTCGTCTTCGACCATGTGCTCGCCGCCTCCGACGCCTTCCTGAGCCTCCCCGCTGCTCAGGAAGGGATCATCCCGGGCGCCTCGAACTTCCGGCTTCCCCGGGTCGCCGGAGCGCGGTTCTCGCGTCGTCTCATTCTCGGGGGCCAGAAGATCTGGGCTGCGGAACCGGACGCCCGGCATCTGGTCGACGAAGTGATCGATCAGGCGGAACTGGACGACGCGGTCGAACGGAGCCTGGAGGTGTTCCGGGGGCCGACGATCGTCGCCAACCGGCGGATGCTGATCTCCGCGGAGGAGTCTGTGGACGCGTTCCGTCTCTACATGGCCGAGTTCGCCCTGCAGCAGGCGCTGCGCATGTACGACGACGACGTACTCGACAAGGTGAGGCGGTTCTCCACCCGGAGATCGGCTGTGCCGTCGTGA
- the dpgB gene encoding enoyl-CoA-hydratase DpgB encodes MGTARETLSIDGRQPISAELAAQVGELCDRVEDIAGRGPVVVHVSGTPAQGRNEGLTVATVSRWERALRRLERLPTTIVGVADAEVGGPALDALLATDYRIATPSVRLTMPVDSGATWPGMALYRLAQQGSNTAAVRRALLFGHPIAAREALALQLVDEVTEDVAGALAAVAELTGALSGRELAIRRQLMTDAATTSFEEALGVHLAACDRTLRLVATEAAS; translated from the coding sequence GTGGGGACGGCAAGGGAGACGCTGTCGATTGACGGCCGACAGCCCATATCCGCTGAGCTGGCCGCTCAGGTCGGCGAGCTGTGCGACAGGGTCGAGGACATCGCCGGTCGCGGACCCGTGGTCGTCCACGTGTCCGGTACACCCGCGCAGGGACGGAACGAAGGGCTGACCGTCGCCACGGTGAGCCGTTGGGAGCGGGCGCTGAGGCGCCTGGAGCGACTGCCGACCACCATTGTCGGCGTCGCCGACGCAGAGGTCGGCGGGCCGGCCCTGGACGCGCTGCTGGCCACCGACTACCGCATCGCGACGCCTTCGGTGCGGCTGACGATGCCCGTCGACTCGGGCGCGACCTGGCCCGGCATGGCCCTGTACCGGCTTGCGCAGCAGGGATCGAACACCGCGGCGGTTCGCCGGGCACTGCTGTTCGGCCATCCGATAGCCGCGCGGGAGGCGCTGGCCCTCCAACTGGTCGACGAGGTGACCGAGGACGTCGCAGGGGCGCTGGCGGCCGTGGCCGAACTCACCGGGGCCCTGTCCGGGCGGGAGCTCGCCATCCGTCGACAGCTGATGACCGACGCGGCGACCACCAGCTTCGAGGAAGCCCTCGGCGTGCATCTGGCCGCCTGCGACCGGACATTGCGGCTCGTGGCGACGGAGGCAGCATCGTGA
- the hppD gene encoding 4-hydroxyphenylpyruvate dioxygenase: MDILGIEYVEFYVEDAREAAHTWCATYGFRDGGTFRSRDGEPGVQSLLVQQGDIDLVLTTSTVPGHPAYDYVARHGDGVGVIAFAVADVQEAFEEAVRRGADVVTAPSGTVAPEIRGFGDVVHRFVPRGPEAGPGRAADLLQEIDHVAVCLPAGALRPTTDFYRKVLDFEQIFEEYVEVGGQAMDSTVVQSRSGGATFTLIEPDTTKEPGQIAGFLDAHDGAGVQHLAFRTDDITEAVPALQARGVEFLTTPSAYYDALADRLGELHHRVPTLRDLNILVDRDHWGDVFQIFARSEHPRRTYFSEIIDRHGAKTFGSGNIKALYQAVERQAENTAVAGS, from the coding sequence ATGGATATTCTCGGTATCGAGTACGTCGAGTTCTACGTCGAGGACGCCCGCGAGGCCGCGCATACGTGGTGCGCCACGTACGGCTTCCGTGACGGGGGGACGTTCCGGTCACGGGACGGCGAGCCCGGTGTGCAGTCGCTCCTGGTCCAGCAAGGGGACATCGACCTCGTCCTCACCACGTCGACGGTCCCGGGGCATCCCGCCTACGACTACGTCGCCAGGCACGGCGACGGGGTGGGCGTCATAGCATTCGCCGTCGCAGACGTTCAGGAAGCGTTCGAAGAGGCGGTCCGGCGCGGGGCGGACGTCGTCACCGCACCGTCCGGCACGGTCGCGCCCGAGATCAGGGGCTTCGGCGACGTCGTGCATCGGTTCGTGCCGCGCGGCCCCGAGGCCGGGCCGGGTCGGGCGGCGGATCTACTCCAGGAGATCGACCACGTGGCGGTCTGCCTGCCCGCCGGTGCGCTGCGCCCGACGACCGACTTCTACCGGAAGGTTCTCGACTTCGAGCAGATCTTCGAGGAGTACGTGGAGGTGGGAGGCCAGGCAATGGACTCGACGGTGGTGCAGAGCCGCTCCGGTGGGGCGACCTTTACCCTCATTGAGCCGGACACGACAAAGGAACCCGGACAGATCGCCGGGTTCCTCGATGCGCACGACGGTGCGGGGGTGCAGCACCTGGCCTTCCGAACCGACGACATCACCGAGGCGGTGCCCGCCCTGCAGGCCCGCGGAGTGGAGTTCCTCACCACGCCGAGCGCCTACTACGACGCCCTCGCGGACCGCCTCGGCGAGCTCCACCACCGGGTACCGACCCTTCGAGACCTGAACATCCTGGTGGACCGGGACCACTGGGGTGACGTGTTCCAGATCTTCGCCCGCTCCGAACACCCCAGGCGGACCTACTTCAGCGAGATCATCGACCGGCACGGAGCCAAGACGTTCGGCAGCGGGAACATCAAGGCGCTCTACCAGGCGGTGGAGCGCCAGGCCGAGAACACCGCCGTCGCCGGCTCGTGA
- the dpgD gene encoding enoyl-CoA-hydratase DpgD: MSGADRPRVRYEKRDGVAWVTIDRPDVLNAMDLRTHEELADVWDDFESDDDLRVAVLTGAGSRAFSVGQDLRERARLNGAGAAPTTFGSRGQPGWPRLTERFDLSKPVVARVDGYALGGGFELALACDIIIASQQSVFALPEVLLGLVPGAGGAFRLVRQLPLKVAMGYLLTGRRMTAETALRWGLVNEVVPADDLDACVAEWVDALLRGAPLAARAIKESVMRSLDMALDEAFVTPFEWERRRMHSEDAVEGPRAFAEKREPRWRGI; the protein is encoded by the coding sequence GTGAGCGGTGCCGACCGACCGCGGGTTCGCTACGAGAAGAGGGACGGCGTCGCCTGGGTCACGATCGACCGGCCGGACGTCCTCAACGCGATGGACCTGCGGACCCACGAGGAACTGGCCGATGTCTGGGACGACTTCGAGTCGGACGACGACCTCCGGGTGGCGGTGCTCACCGGGGCCGGCAGCCGGGCCTTCTCGGTCGGGCAGGACCTGCGCGAGCGCGCACGGCTGAACGGAGCCGGGGCGGCGCCGACGACGTTCGGCAGCCGCGGCCAGCCCGGCTGGCCGCGGCTGACCGAGCGGTTCGACCTGAGTAAGCCCGTGGTCGCGAGGGTCGACGGCTACGCGTTGGGTGGCGGATTCGAACTCGCTCTGGCCTGCGACATCATCATCGCGAGCCAACAGTCGGTCTTCGCCCTGCCTGAGGTCCTGCTCGGTCTGGTTCCGGGGGCGGGAGGCGCGTTCAGACTCGTCAGGCAGCTTCCGCTGAAGGTGGCGATGGGCTACCTGCTGACCGGGCGCCGCATGACGGCGGAAACGGCGCTGCGGTGGGGATTGGTGAACGAGGTCGTGCCCGCCGACGACCTCGATGCGTGCGTCGCCGAGTGGGTGGACGCGCTGCTGCGAGGCGCCCCGCTGGCCGCACGGGCCATCAAGGAATCCGTGATGCGGTCGCTCGACATGGCGTTGGACGAAGCGTTCGTGACGCCGTTCGAGTGGGAGCGGCGGCGGATGCACAGCGAGGATGCCGTAGAAGGCCCCCGTGCGTTCGCGGAGAAGCGCGAGCCCCGTTGGCGCGGCATCTGA
- a CDS encoding MBL fold metallo-hydrolase, producing MSDVGEPRYLRSAAIIEPLVDRFYAWLYTVAPVQAAMNLAYLQLPLLESYVENPQVHIAAVANPAMRGGYFVGIEEERKAEVADLIASIKRDRAGMLEFAAAITEGAELVRESATGYDLTPLYPKLPSALNGLAEMAYDAGNQASLHFLEPVAYKSPMYDEGRQSVQLSLETGVERPFILSTPRLPSPDVLDLPLPLRHAGLDELFKARIQPTTTARLREALELDDAQAVWLDRLLDSKPSLSEDRHIEAGGRIRYFGHACLVLQTPQAAIVADPFISADNTVGDRYTLDDLPDHIDLVLITHGHQDHVVLETLLQLRGRVGAVVVPRSSKGSICDPSIGAYLRHLGFTVIEVDEFDEVPFPGGKVTATPFLGEHSDLDIRSKSTYWVELAGKKVFIGADSSGIDPVLYRYIREHLGTADMAFLGMECDGAPLTWLYQAILTVPVPKKMSRSRKLSGSNAAQAGAIMEELGSKEAYIYAMGEESWQGHVMATTYNEDTYQLKQIDEFLGWCADRGITAEHLFNKREWQW from the coding sequence ATGAGCGATGTCGGCGAGCCGCGTTACCTGAGGTCGGCGGCGATCATCGAGCCGTTGGTCGACCGCTTCTATGCCTGGCTTTACACGGTCGCGCCGGTGCAGGCCGCCATGAATCTGGCATACCTACAGCTGCCGCTCCTCGAGTCGTACGTGGAGAATCCCCAGGTGCACATCGCGGCCGTCGCCAACCCGGCGATGCGCGGCGGATACTTCGTCGGCATCGAGGAGGAGCGGAAGGCCGAGGTGGCCGACCTCATCGCGTCGATCAAGCGCGATCGGGCAGGCATGCTGGAGTTCGCCGCGGCGATCACCGAAGGTGCGGAACTGGTTCGGGAGTCGGCGACCGGCTACGACCTCACCCCGCTGTACCCCAAGCTGCCGAGTGCGCTCAACGGCCTGGCGGAAATGGCCTACGACGCGGGCAACCAGGCGTCGCTGCACTTCCTCGAGCCGGTCGCCTACAAGAGCCCGATGTACGACGAGGGACGCCAGTCGGTCCAGCTGTCGCTGGAGACCGGAGTGGAGCGCCCGTTCATCCTGAGCACGCCGCGGCTGCCCTCGCCCGATGTGCTGGACCTGCCGCTGCCCCTCCGTCACGCCGGTCTGGACGAGCTCTTCAAGGCCAGGATCCAGCCCACCACCACCGCGCGCCTGCGTGAGGCGCTCGAACTCGACGACGCCCAGGCGGTCTGGCTCGACCGGCTGCTCGACTCCAAGCCGAGCCTGAGCGAGGACCGGCACATCGAGGCCGGGGGCCGGATTCGCTACTTCGGGCACGCGTGCCTGGTGCTCCAAACCCCACAGGCCGCCATCGTGGCGGACCCCTTCATCAGCGCCGACAACACCGTCGGCGACCGCTACACCCTGGACGACCTGCCGGATCACATCGACCTGGTCCTGATCACGCACGGGCACCAGGATCACGTCGTGCTGGAGACGCTCCTGCAGCTGCGCGGGCGGGTCGGCGCCGTGGTCGTGCCGCGCTCGTCGAAGGGCAGCATCTGCGACCCTTCGATCGGCGCGTACCTCAGGCACCTGGGCTTCACCGTCATCGAGGTCGACGAATTCGACGAGGTTCCCTTCCCCGGCGGGAAGGTGACGGCCACGCCGTTCCTGGGTGAGCACTCCGACCTCGACATCCGGTCCAAGTCGACGTACTGGGTGGAACTGGCCGGCAAGAAGGTGTTCATCGGCGCGGACTCCTCAGGCATCGATCCGGTGCTGTACCGCTACATCCGCGAGCACCTGGGCACGGCCGACATGGCCTTCCTGGGAATGGAGTGCGATGGCGCTCCGCTGACCTGGCTCTACCAGGCGATTCTGACGGTTCCGGTGCCGAAGAAGATGAGCCGGTCGCGCAAACTGTCGGGCTCGAACGCGGCACAGGCCGGCGCGATCATGGAGGAACTCGGCTCGAAGGAAGCCTACATTTACGCCATGGGCGAGGAGAGCTGGCAGGGGCACGTCATGGCCACGACGTACAACGAAGACACCTACCAGCTCAAGCAGATCGACGAGTTCCTCGGCTGGTGCGCGGACCGTGGCATCACCGCGGAGCACCTGTTCAACAAGCGCGAGTGGCAGTGGTAA
- the dpgA gene encoding 3,5-dihydroxyphenylacetyl-CoA synthase DpgA, which produces MTVSFDIDHPEVLDLPAPPPQAVVAPEPARIAGVGTAVTPESYTQQEVLDLFAISDPKIRSVFLNSAISRRHLTLPSPDSGGNRASEPQGDLLAKHARIAVDMGLRALRSCLDDAGAGLADIDYLCCVTSTGFLTPGLSALIIREAGIDPSCHRADVVGMGCNAGLNALNATAAWARSNPGRLAVMICSEACSAAYTFDSTMRTAVVNSLFGDGAAAIALVAGDGEAADGPRVLSFASHIITDAIGAMRYDWDGDQNRFSFYLDPGIPYVVGAHAEQVVDRLLSSAGLPRSAVKHWVVHSGGKKVIDAVRVNLGLTRHDMRHTTGVLSDYGNLSSGSFLFSYERLLGEGVVESGDYGVLMTMGPGSTIETALVQW; this is translated from the coding sequence GTAGCACCGGAGCCCGCGCGCATTGCCGGCGTCGGCACCGCGGTGACCCCGGAGTCGTACACGCAGCAAGAAGTCCTGGACCTCTTCGCGATCTCCGATCCGAAGATCCGCTCGGTCTTCCTCAACAGCGCCATCTCCCGTCGCCATCTGACCCTCCCTTCGCCGGACTCCGGGGGGAACCGGGCTTCTGAGCCCCAAGGCGACCTGCTCGCGAAACACGCGCGGATCGCGGTCGACATGGGACTGCGAGCCCTCCGGTCCTGTCTGGACGACGCCGGCGCGGGCCTGGCGGACATCGACTACCTCTGCTGCGTCACCTCGACCGGGTTCCTCACCCCGGGGCTCAGCGCACTGATCATCCGCGAGGCGGGGATCGATCCGAGCTGCCACCGGGCGGACGTCGTGGGCATGGGGTGCAATGCCGGGCTCAACGCCCTCAACGCGACGGCGGCCTGGGCCCGCAGCAACCCCGGACGGCTGGCCGTCATGATCTGCTCCGAGGCCTGCTCTGCCGCCTACACCTTCGACTCGACGATGCGCACAGCGGTCGTCAACAGCCTGTTCGGTGACGGTGCGGCGGCCATCGCCCTCGTCGCCGGAGACGGGGAGGCCGCCGACGGGCCCCGTGTGCTCTCCTTCGCCAGCCACATCATCACCGACGCGATCGGGGCGATGCGCTACGACTGGGACGGCGATCAGAACAGGTTCAGCTTCTACCTCGATCCCGGCATCCCCTATGTGGTCGGTGCGCACGCGGAGCAGGTCGTGGACCGGCTCCTGTCCAGCGCGGGCCTGCCGCGCAGCGCCGTCAAACACTGGGTCGTGCACTCCGGCGGGAAGAAGGTCATCGACGCGGTGCGCGTCAACCTCGGTCTCACCCGCCACGACATGCGCCACACCACGGGCGTGCTCTCCGACTACGGCAACCTCTCCAGCGGCTCGTTCCTGTTCTCGTATGAACGGCTGCTCGGGGAAGGGGTCGTCGAGTCCGGCGACTACGGAGTCCTGATGACCATGGGGCCCGGTTCGACCATCGAGACGGCGCTGGTCCAGTGGTGA
- a CDS encoding acyl-CoA dehydrogenase, translating into MTAPRTGGRAEVSILEETLGDPGQAARENAELDAAEEFPAASCARLDAFGLAAYYVPARFGGKLDDHEVFLRLLRTVARRDVSATVAHAKTYLGVAPVWVGGSPEQAAGVADVVLSAGPVGWALSEPEHGADLLNGSCTATPQAGGYRLDGVKWPINNATRADLLTVLARTGEHGGARGHSLFLFDKTQAASGTWRALPKVPTHGIRGIDISGIEFTGAGLPATARIGAEGTGVETVLRALQLTRTMCAVLSLGAGEHALRLTGRFVATRLIQRRPLIERPYPAAILAQSAAQLAAVEAAALVGSRSIHSLTEEMSVVSPVVKALAPTLVDSMLAELAELLGARSFLTGVYEHGAFQKVRRDHQVVSIFDGSTPVNRAGLIQQYPRLVRGFAKGAADTDGLREAVAVGEPVRNLDHTALTLMSRRGCSLVQSLPGFVASLDTRTVPNGLAEHAHALCTVVEQLHALMADTRPGARPPMAAYELAAAYELCYAGAACLHLWCTGESGHQGEPLWEDGLWVRAALRMLLARIADVLRMPKPAAAPGDDRIDGPLSLLVAEAAQTGAAVTPFGDPMPLPVTELGGPSGR; encoded by the coding sequence GTGACAGCACCACGAACGGGGGGCCGAGCGGAAGTTTCCATCCTGGAGGAGACGCTCGGCGACCCGGGCCAGGCTGCCCGGGAGAACGCAGAGCTCGACGCCGCGGAGGAGTTCCCCGCGGCGAGTTGCGCACGCCTCGACGCCTTCGGACTGGCCGCGTACTACGTCCCGGCCAGGTTCGGCGGGAAGCTCGACGATCACGAAGTCTTCCTACGGCTCCTGCGGACGGTCGCGCGCCGTGACGTGAGCGCCACGGTGGCGCACGCCAAGACCTATCTGGGTGTCGCGCCGGTATGGGTGGGTGGAAGCCCGGAACAGGCCGCCGGCGTTGCAGACGTCGTACTCTCCGCTGGCCCGGTGGGCTGGGCGCTGTCCGAGCCGGAGCACGGCGCGGATCTGCTGAACGGCTCCTGCACGGCCACACCCCAGGCGGGCGGCTACCGCCTCGACGGGGTGAAGTGGCCGATCAACAACGCCACGCGCGCAGACCTGCTCACCGTGCTCGCCCGCACAGGCGAGCACGGCGGGGCACGCGGGCACAGCCTCTTCCTCTTCGACAAGACGCAAGCGGCGAGCGGCACCTGGCGGGCGCTGCCCAAGGTGCCCACGCACGGCATCCGCGGCATCGACATATCAGGCATCGAATTCACCGGCGCCGGGCTTCCGGCCACCGCCCGCATCGGCGCGGAGGGCACCGGTGTCGAAACGGTGCTACGCGCACTCCAGCTGACCCGCACCATGTGCGCGGTCCTCTCCCTCGGAGCCGGCGAACACGCACTGAGACTCACCGGGCGCTTCGTCGCGACCCGGCTCATTCAACGGCGCCCCCTCATCGAACGCCCCTATCCCGCAGCGATCCTCGCCCAGTCCGCGGCACAACTCGCCGCTGTGGAAGCGGCGGCGCTCGTCGGCAGCCGCTCCATCCACAGCCTCACCGAGGAGATGAGCGTCGTCTCCCCGGTGGTGAAGGCACTCGCTCCCACACTGGTCGACTCGATGCTCGCGGAACTGGCCGAGCTGCTCGGCGCACGCTCCTTCCTCACCGGGGTGTACGAGCACGGTGCGTTCCAGAAAGTGCGGCGCGACCACCAGGTCGTGTCGATCTTCGACGGCAGCACCCCGGTCAACAGAGCCGGCCTGATCCAGCAGTACCCCAGGCTGGTGCGCGGCTTCGCCAAGGGCGCCGCCGACACGGACGGCCTGCGCGAGGCCGTAGCGGTCGGCGAGCCGGTGCGGAACCTGGACCACACGGCTCTGACACTCATGTCGCGTCGGGGGTGCTCGCTCGTCCAGTCGCTCCCCGGGTTCGTCGCGTCCCTCGACACCAGGACGGTCCCCAACGGCCTGGCGGAGCATGCCCACGCGCTGTGCACCGTCGTCGAGCAACTCCACGCCCTCATGGCGGACACGCGTCCGGGGGCCAGACCTCCCATGGCCGCCTACGAGCTGGCCGCTGCCTACGAGCTCTGCTACGCGGGCGCGGCCTGCCTGCACCTCTGGTGCACCGGCGAGAGCGGTCACCAGGGCGAACCACTATGGGAAGACGGGCTCTGGGTACGGGCCGCGCTTCGCATGCTGCTGGCCAGGATCGCCGACGTCCTGCGGATGCCGAAGCCCGCAGCCGCCCCCGGAGACGACCGGATCGACGGACCGCTCTCCCTTCTTGTCGCGGAGGCCGCGCAGACCGGTGCCGCGGTGACGCCGTTCGGCGACCCGATGCCCCTGCCGGTCACGGAACTGGGAGGCCCCAGTGGGCGCTGA
- a CDS encoding alpha-hydroxy acid oxidase — translation MPVPTAQAYQAAAHEVMDRHLWDFVEGGAGDERAVLANVHAFDAVRLRPRVLTGCGEPSTKTRILGRHWRTPIAVAPMAYHSAFDDGGEVSTASGADRAGCPLVVSTFAGRRFADIAAATTIAPWLQLYCFKDRSVTRHVIETAEAAGFEALVLTVDTPRLGRRLRDERNGFRLPDGVLPANLPPGDFSSPSEHSRTAFDPGLDWTVLDWLRSITALPVLVKGVLAAEDAELAIKAGAAGVIVSNHGGRQLDRAPATLDVLAEIAAAVDGRCPVLLDGGVRRGSDVLAAAALGADAVLMGRPVLHALAAEGSEGVARLLGAVAEELADTMVLTGTASLSDARPELVIGRRQPTIEL, via the coding sequence GTGCCCGTGCCGACCGCGCAGGCCTACCAGGCGGCCGCACATGAGGTGATGGACCGACACCTATGGGACTTCGTCGAAGGCGGGGCCGGCGACGAGCGCGCGGTCCTGGCGAATGTCCACGCGTTCGATGCCGTCCGCCTGCGTCCGAGGGTGCTGACCGGGTGCGGCGAGCCGTCGACGAAGACCCGGATCCTCGGTCGGCACTGGCGCACGCCGATCGCCGTCGCGCCGATGGCGTACCACAGCGCGTTCGACGACGGCGGCGAGGTGTCGACGGCGAGCGGCGCGGACCGCGCGGGCTGCCCGCTCGTGGTCAGCACCTTCGCCGGTCGGCGGTTCGCCGACATCGCTGCCGCCACGACGATCGCACCCTGGCTGCAGTTGTACTGCTTCAAGGACCGCTCGGTGACACGGCATGTCATCGAGACGGCCGAAGCGGCGGGTTTTGAGGCGCTGGTGCTCACTGTGGACACGCCGCGGCTGGGTCGGCGGCTTCGCGACGAGCGCAACGGGTTCCGGCTGCCGGACGGCGTCCTGCCGGCCAACCTCCCGCCCGGCGACTTCTCCTCGCCTTCCGAACACAGCCGGACCGCTTTCGACCCCGGGCTCGACTGGACCGTGCTCGACTGGCTGCGCTCGATCACGGCGCTGCCGGTCCTGGTCAAGGGTGTGCTCGCAGCCGAGGATGCCGAGCTCGCCATCAAGGCGGGAGCCGCGGGGGTCATCGTCTCCAACCACGGCGGCCGGCAGCTGGACCGCGCCCCGGCGACCCTGGATGTGCTTGCGGAGATTGCCGCCGCGGTGGACGGCCGCTGCCCGGTCCTGCTCGACGGCGGTGTCCGGCGCGGGTCGGATGTGCTGGCCGCGGCAGCCCTCGGTGCGGACGCCGTGCTGATGGGCAGGCCGGTGCTGCACGCGCTTGCCGCAGAGGGCAGCGAAGGCGTTGCCCGGTTGCTCGGAGCGGTGGCGGAGGAACTGGCCGACACGATGGTTCTCACCGGTACCGCGTCCCTGTCCGACGCTCGCCCTGAGCTGGTCATCGGCCGAAGACAGCCTACGATCGAGCTTTAG